Genomic segment of Prochlorococcus marinus CUG1417:
CATAATTAGGAAACTCGATACTTCAAAATTTAATAAAAAAAAAATTTATGGTCCTAAGCAAAATCCATTTTGTCCTTGGGAAAAGATACTAGAAATTGATAAAATTGGTGATAATCATCAACTAATATTAAATAAATACCCTGTACAAAAAGGTCATATTTTACTTATTACAAATGAATGGAAACCTCAAAATGGATGGTTAGATATTAAAGATTGGAGCGCGATCCAACAAGTTAATAAAGATACTAGTGGATTATGGTTTTTCAATAGTTCTCCAATTGCGGGAGCAAGTCAACCTCACAGGCATTTTCAACTTCTGCGTAGATCTAAAGGTGAGATATCATGCCCCAGAGAAAAGTGGTTTCTAGAGATGAACTCATATCAAGATATAGATAGTAAGCTTAAAAAAAATATTATTGTATCCAAATTTAATTTTTTAGAAAATCCATCATGTCTTTTTGAATTTTACTTAGAATTATCTAAGAAATTAGGACTTGGGGACCCTATTAGTGATAAGAAACCTATGTATCCATACAATATTTTAATAACTAATAAATGGATCGCTATTATAAAAAGAAAAAATGATCATATTCATGGTTTTAGTATTAACGGTTTAGGATTTGCAGGATATCTATTAGTAACTGAAAATTCAAATATTAATTATTTAAAGAAATTTGGCCCTGAAAAACTTCTAGAAAGTTTTGTTTGAATACTAGTTAGTTACTTCAACTTCCTTATCCCTGCTTATTTGGCTTTCTAGAACTTCTATAGATGCTGTTACGGAGGCAATTTTACGTTCAAGTGAATCCTTAATGTAATTAAGCATTTCTAACTTCTTATGTTGATAAAAACTCTTTTTTTCTTTAGATGACTTGAAATAACAATTAAACATTTTTATTTTTATTATAAAAAAATACTTAATTGACTTGTGACATAAAAATAAATTGGTTTTAATTTAAAAACAATATTCCGTATGGACTTTCAATTTTTTTTGAATAAAATTAAATAAATTCCATACTATTTAAGAAAATATTATTGAATACTCCTGAAAATTCAAATACAAAAAGAATTTCAATTGATTTACCTGAGGAACTAATTTCCAGGTTTGATCAATTACGAAAAGAGTGGGGATTTAGAGCAAGAGGACCTGTAATAGAAAAGATACTTAAAGAACTTCTTCAAGAAGATGATTTACTACCTAAGAACCAACAGCAAGAAATAGACTTTAACGATAATAATAATAATGAAAATTTAAATATTGATGAAGATACTGCATTGGTATTAATTAAATCAGACGTAAAAAAAGAAGTTAATGAGATATCTTTGAATAAAAGATTTACAAATAATAATCAATATAAAGAAAAAACCAACTCAAACATAAGTCTTCCCAATTTTGTTGAAAAAAAAGTAAAGAATCTAAGAAGAAGTATTAATAGTGAAAAATTAAAGGAGAATATTAATGATATTGAAATTAATACAATTAAAGAAACTGAATTAATAAAATGTCGAATTGAGTTAATTAGTCATTGGAAAACTTTATATGGATCAGTTCCTAATGATAATGTAGTAGAAGCTTCGATGGATTGGTTTGAAAGGGATATATGGCCAAATATTGATGGAACTGAAAATCTACCCTTTACGTGGAATGCAGCCAATAAATTAATGTCAGAATTATGCCCATTTTGGATAAAGAACAATCCATCCCTTGAAACTGTATTATTAATGATTGGCGTTTTAGAAGACCCTTTTGCTACATCAGATCTGATAAATAGAATTCCAACACTTATGAGAAGGTTTGTAAGTAGATTTAAGCGAAATAATAGATCAAATTCATTTGTAACTTTGGACTCAACAATGACAGTACATGGAGCACTTAAATTATTGAATTTATCAACATCCGCAGGATCCGCACATACGTTCCCTAAAATTAGGGAGGCCTATAAATCAATAGCCTTAGAGACGCATCCTGATGCTGGAGGATCAACAGATCAAATGAGAAAATTAAATGAAGCGTATCAATTGCTAAAAAATCTATATAGATATTAGTATTATAATTCTCAAATAAGACTATTTATAAGTCCAATTAATAGTCTCATATAAGAGTAATGTTAATTTAAATTTCTTATTTTCATCAATTATTTTTTTTAAATTTTTAAAAAAAATTATGCTTAAATGAGATTAAAATAAATTCACTTTTAAAAAATAAAAATTTCTTTGTATAGCGATTCTTATATAAGACTTATTATAAGTCTACTATATAGTCTCAAAATAGATAAACAAGATACATTAATTTATCAATTCGGATTAATCACGTCTAAAAAACATTTATTGCCTATGAAAAATTTAAAATTGAATAATAAATCAATAAACTGTGTCCTTTCAATGTCCAAGAATTTAATAAGCCCTAGAAAGTCTTGCTATAAGGGAATTTAATATTTTACCGTACTGTCTTTAAGACAGTACTACTTGCTTTGGA
This window contains:
- a CDS encoding DUF4922 domain-containing protein, whose protein sequence is MSLEIYWKKALEQTQLSIDDESLFPLKTDIITRDLYEKDDFIIRKLDTSKFNKKKIYGPKQNPFCPWEKILEIDKIGDNHQLILNKYPVQKGHILLITNEWKPQNGWLDIKDWSAIQQVNKDTSGLWFFNSSPIAGASQPHRHFQLLRRSKGEISCPREKWFLEMNSYQDIDSKLKKNIIVSKFNFLENPSCLFEFYLELSKKLGLGDPISDKKPMYPYNILITNKWIAIIKRKNDHIHGFSINGLGFAGYLLVTENSNINYLKKFGPEKLLESFV
- a CDS encoding molecular chaperone DnaJ gives rise to the protein MNTPENSNTKRISIDLPEELISRFDQLRKEWGFRARGPVIEKILKELLQEDDLLPKNQQQEIDFNDNNNNENLNIDEDTALVLIKSDVKKEVNEISLNKRFTNNNQYKEKTNSNISLPNFVEKKVKNLRRSINSEKLKENINDIEINTIKETELIKCRIELISHWKTLYGSVPNDNVVEASMDWFERDIWPNIDGTENLPFTWNAANKLMSELCPFWIKNNPSLETVLLMIGVLEDPFATSDLINRIPTLMRRFVSRFKRNNRSNSFVTLDSTMTVHGALKLLNLSTSAGSAHTFPKIREAYKSIALETHPDAGGSTDQMRKLNEAYQLLKNLYRY